In Solanum stenotomum isolate F172 unplaced genomic scaffold, ASM1918654v1 scaffold11127, whole genome shotgun sequence, the sequence TTGGATACACTGATACAACCcaaaaaattcataaacaaCTTCAAAAGTCACTTGAATTTCTATAAAgaatttgttcttttttttttttaaaaaaaaagataatagcACAAATAACATATGCCTTTAAGACACGGATTATGAAAGAATTTAATGTTTGCGTTCCTTTGTTAAATTCAATTAATACGTGATTTATTAGAGTAGCTTACAAGATAAAACTTTTGCTCCTATAAAATAACTCGCAAGCTACacaggagaggtaacccgcattAGATAAGTCCGATGTGACGAGCTCAACTCAAAAGGCCAACCTCTTGCTTTCGTTGGCAAAGAATTTCAAACTTGAGGCCTCCAACACATAAGTCTCAAGAATAAATCACTAGACCACTCCAAAAGGTATTCCCGATCCTTTATTTTGTGGCAATCCTTTCTTAAATTACAATACTATCATTAATCCCTCATACTTTTTGTGTGACATTCATACTAATAATTCATTTAATTATacgaattaatataatactGTACTTCTTGTTCCACCCTACTTAGCACATTactaataaatatttctttttttaccaaaaaaagtataaaattcATTTATCTTGATTCATGtgatatattttactttttgagattcaaattatataaaactttgattagtattattttaaacATTTGCCGTAAGACAAGTCACAAATTTTAATACTTTTCTTATACGGaaaagtttttgaatatctaattttttaaaattgatctAATACAATTCAACTCCGAATAAAAGttaataagttatttttttccaaatatgaATAAATACGTGTCAGATAACTATTAGAGGTAGTATCATACAACATACACCTGATGTACAAAACAATAAAGCCCTAAGCTTCTCCCCCAAAATTTGGTTTCGCAAATCAAAATCCTCAAAGATTTCTACTTAATTCCTTTATCCCTCTCTGTTTTTTAccaattttgtttcatttttgggtTGTGGATTGTTGTAGTAAGtgtagagaagaagaaaagatggGGGATGCTTATTGGAATCGTCAACCGCAGCTTCCTCAATCTGCTGGATTGCTCAAACGACCTCGCACTGAATATGGTATGACCatattctattttttgtttaaacacTTTTTGTAGCTGATAATTGATTATGAGGCGAAATGATCTTTTTTCATGTTGCTTTGAAAATTGGCTTGTAATTATGGCTTAATTTGTGAGAAATTGTGGAACGCTGGAGCAATTTTTGTTTGGTTCAGTCATGGAGAACTACATTTTAGCCATTTGGAATAGTTCTAGCTGTAGATTGATGAGTGATGAGATTTTGAAGAAAGAGATACTCGTTGTAAGTTAGATGGAAATGTTTTGTAGCCTTGTAGGACGTGTTAGGTTTTTATGAACTTTGGAGATAGTAGAGAAGCTAGTTCAATTGAAACGAAAATAATGAATACATTTTTTTCCACATGTAAGTGAGTGGTGGAttcagaattttcattaaggAGGTTTGAAATATGTAAATGTAGTGcctaaaatttgaacttgaaatttcaaGGTGAATTTTGAACCCCCTAAACCACCGAGAAAACCTCTACTCTAATGTTTAGGGTGAGCACCCTCCCACCTCCCTAGATCCGCCCCTGATGTAATTTTTGAATAGTGATGGCAATAGGGTGGGTGAAGCCTTGCCCTTCCCcgtttcataatttttttgtattttaaccTGCTCTACCCTGCCCTATTTAGCCCCTCgttcagtttttttttacttttatgtttgCAACTGtgcactttttttttccttcctacAACCCAAATcatcttaattattattatccAATGGTTTGGGGGTATTGCAAATGCAGTATGTTCTGAGATTTCATTTGTTCTTCCTACTTGATTTGAATTTGGTACATTCTTTACTTCTTTATCAAACGTTTaaattcaaagtaattaattagtgTCCCAACTGGATGTTGAGACTACTGTTACTTGTAAGTTGTTTGAAATATTGCGAATCCACAACAAAATCTAAAAGAAACCCGTCCCGCCCCCACCCcacaataaaatttcaaaatctacaACCTGCCCCGCCCCTCCCTGCCCCACAAAAATCCAAATCCGTCCTGCCCCGCATAGCTCCAAACCTGCCCGCCCCGCagccgccccattgccatccctattTCTGAATCCCCATGGGAGGTTTAGGCTGAAAAGTACACCCTTGTATTACTAAAGTAAACAAAAAACATCCTTTAACTAATTCAAAAGTTGCAACAATCATACTTCTGTTTAGTTTTTGTCAAAAACTAACATCCAAAGAAGTGACGGTCTCAGCCCCGATGACCCCCCCACCCCAAATGTTTCTATTTCTATCCTATCTTATTGTCTTTAACCTTCAGCAGAACTTCTCTGTCATTTCGAAAAGCCTAGAGCTTTTGGGCAGAAAAACCATATGCTATAGCTCATAATCTCTCTTACCAATTGAAGAGCTATAGTTTTGACACGATTTGTCTTCTACCGTATATGTAGTAGTGCTTCACAAATCAAAGGCAAAAGCCAAATTCATAATCTTTCTCTATCCAACAGTGTTTTAATTGTGTAATATAATTGACGAATGcgattaattaatttctattctcttcatcttcttcatcttgAAAGAGGTAAGTATCTTTTTTAAGGAAACTACAGATAACCATACAATAACAAAGATCTGCTAAAATATTGTTAAAATGTCCTTACCTGTTAgataaaatgatccaaagaGATTGAAAGTATTGGTActgcacaaaataatataaaattcacTAATTGTTTCCATTATAAATCATCACCACTTGTGTTGATTAAAATTTCTGGTAgcttttaaagaaaaatggatgagaaagaaagaataaataaGCTATGtgcagtatttttttttttttaagcagGAAACTGAAGAAATAGTTCTACACAATTGTGCATAACTAAGTATTTATCTGATGAATTTCCTTCCGTTGTTGAAAAAAGAGAATATGAATGCTTTCACATGTAACTGAAGAAGGTGAATGATGATTGAGCGAGAAGGAAACAGATTGAGAAATTAAAGGAGAAAGAGATGTCATTTTTGGGTATATCCTTAGTTTTTGACAGAAACTAAACAAAAGGATGATTGTTGCAACCTTTGAATTAGTTAAGCGATGTTTTTTGTTTACTATAGTAATACAAGGTTATACTTTAGGTTTGAGTCATAGTTTAAGGATGTTTTTAGCCTAAAACTCATCCCCATGGTATAAGGGGTTTCAAAATTGCATTTTTGTCACAAGTTTGAAAACTAGGTGTTGCATTCTTGCATTGTTGAATCCCTTTGTTAGGATTCCTAGCTCCGGCGCTGATGGAGATGGACGGATCGAAAACATCGAAGAGTCTAGTGGTGATGCCTTCTGGTAATAAATCTCCTTTTATGTAGTTTCTCTATGCATGTATTGAAATGCAAAAACATAGGGAGACGGGAGGTTTGTAGAGCAATTATCTTGGACATGGTAAGATTTGGCTCTTAAAAAGTGAGGTTAACCCTAATTTTTTGCCGAGGGGGCTCGGGTTAACACCCTCCCCTCCCCCCCCTCTCCAGATCTGCCGCTGATATAAGTTTTTGTATCCCCATGGTGTTAGGTTAGGGAATATTTAGATTTAGTAGTAAAGGGGTTTCAAAATTGCATTTTGTCGCAAGTTTGAATAATAGGCGTTgcattctttcattttttgaatCCCTTTATTAGGATGCCTGGTTGAAAACATTGAAGAGTCTAGTGGTTTTCTTATGATGTTTCTGGTAATAAATCTCCTTTTATGTAGCTTCTCTGAGCATGTTTGAAACGCAAAAACATCAGGAGACTGGAGGTTTGTAGAGTATTATCTTGGAAGTGGTAAAGTTTGGCTCTTAAAAAGTTGGGTTAATCAATTACTTAAGCTTTACAGCCAAATTAATCATGGTTTTATTGGTGGAGGTTTCTCAAGGAAACACAAAATTCGATTTGAGGCTGGAGTTACTTTTAGAATTAGTAAGGACATGTCTTGAGTTTTGACCATCTATGATTCTATTCTAGGACTTTCATGTGTAGTTTGTGCATACAAATTTACAGTTATAGTTACATATGCTTAGGTAGCACGTGTTGTATAGCTACACTTTTTTTTCATCCAAAAGTAAGACTCCATTGCTTCTTTGAGATTCTGCCGCCCCATTTATAGACTTCTCACGATTCACTGAAATCAAGGACAAAAAAacagagaaagaagaagatagGAAGATGGAAAACCGGATTGTTCTTGTGCCAAATGAAGAGGATTTTAGctccaaattcaaaatttgacctcatgtgtttctttttcttatcaCTTGGTGGTGTGTTTCGATTGGTTTCAACCTTAACAAGCCCCTTTGACCTAATCACAAGCAACCCAATGAATTCTAATAAGTTGCTTTCTCCCCTCTCCCAGTTCTTTGTACGATTATAGTGATGTTGGATCTTGTTGAGTAATGTTCTATCTAAAACAGAGTTCTACATCTTAGTTTTACTTCCTCTTCTCAATTTCTCATTACTGCAGAAGCCCCTTTCGAGAAAATAATTGGCCAATTTCATCTCATTCCTCTTTACCAGCTTATTGTGGAACTATTTGTGGTGTCAGAGTCAATGCTGGAACTGTATATGCATCCTCCCTGTATTAGTTCTACAATGGTTGCTAACTTATTATGGCACCAAGTCGCCAGTTCTACCTTCAGCCTGATGCTGATTTATGAAATTCGCCCTGTATTTTCATGTCACTGATGATTTTAGCTACGAGAGTTTCCATCAGCAATTGCCTTTTATATTCTGTACTTGTTCCCAGTGCCCTATATTCTTGCTTCAGTCTTACTGTGATTGCTGTGTATGCTGTGCTTTTATGTGCAAGTAGGTCATTTTGATCTTACCTATTGGCAAATGAAACTTTATCCTGTTTGAAGACAAAGTATATTCCATGCGAGTAACATTCTACACTCACTTTATTATCTGTTTCGAAAAGCATATGTGGTTTGACCATATTTCTTTGCAGTACCAGATTATCCACAATCTGGGATGCCATCAGCTCATGAAGTGCATCATTACTTAGGAAGGAATGATGATCGTGAAGGACCTCGAGTAGTGGACACACAATCAATCGGATCAGCATATGATCGTGGTGTACCTCGAGTAGTGGACACAGAGTCAATCGGATCAGCATATGATCGTTATCTCCAAAGTTCGGTAATCATTGAAGCTGACAGTGCTCCTACATTCCTCAGGCATGCTTGGATTTCGTGCTAATTtggattttgtttttattattcttCCTCCTTCTCCTGTAGCAACTTTCTTCTCTTCCAGTCGGAGAAGCTAATAACAACTACAAGGGGGTTGGATTAGTTAGAgcaggtggtggtggtggtatACCTGCCCTTCCTGTTCGTGATCCGCTTCCATCAGCTCATGGGCCAGAGCTAGCACCAAATGGAAGAGCTATGGTATTTAGTGGCCAACTGCCAGTCGAACCTATGCCGAGGCCTCGTGAAACACTATCTCTTCCTCCTGATGCTTCTAACACCCTCTACATAGAGGGACTTCCGTCAGACAGCTCCAGGAGAGAAGTAGCCCGTATCCTTTGAGATGTAATTTACTGAATCATTATTGGACAGTTCTTCTTAATTTCTGAATATATCTGTTACTTGTTCCCTAACTGCACTTAAAAAGACATTTTTCGTCCTTTTGTGGGCTACAAAGAAGTCAGACTTGTTAGAAAGGAATCAAAACATGTAAGTTGATGTTTATGCCTTTTCTATTAGTGTAGTATTTATCTACCAGGTGGTGTTTTGATAAAAACTTCATTTTGCAGCGTGGTGGAGATCCTATTATCCTTTGCTTTGTGGATTTCGTAGATCCAGCGTGTGCAGCTACTGCTTTAAGTGCATTGCAAGGTGagtattttctaaattataatAATCCACTGTCCAACTTCCGTTATCGACTTGTTATCTCAGCTGCAGTGATCTGATCTATGATGTTCACTCAGTGTATGTGGATGTTGAGTGAGTGTTTTCTAAGTGCCATTCTCTCACTTTGCTTTTTCAATCTACAGATCTTGGCAGTTCATTTTCTTTCAGATACATGAGTGCTCTAGTTGTGATTCTTCATTCCTTTTAGATCGTTAAATTGTGGGGTAATCTGTGGAGTAAAACCCACTTGCTTTATATGCTATCTTCCCTTAGATGTGTATATCCATTGATGACCTCTCCTCTTTGTGCACGTGCAAAGCCCTATGGGCAATGCACCTCAGGGAAGAAGCACTGCCTTCTTTGACTTTAGTCTGTAGTCCTTTTCTTTTGATCTGTCCATTTCCTTCACCCATTTCTTGTGTAAAATACCGTACctatatttcaaataaaatatatccaAATCTATAAAGAAATTTTACTGTAGTTCCACTTATTACTCCTAAAGATCCAGATTTACTTGTAGGACTGCTGTTAGGTCTGCCATTCAAGAACGATGTCGCttatattttacataattaGTGTGATGATACTTGCTGTCCAATCATTTAATTAGAGGATGGGGTTAATCTCTAGCTGCTGCTGTGATAATTGACATGTTCTTGCTTGCTTCATTCAGTTTAAATATCTAATGTTCCACATTATCTTGTGATACTTGCATTCTGGGTCATTTATTTGTATGACATACTGCGGTGGCAAATTCTCATTCTTCTATTTTGGTTAACTATTTTTTCACATGATTATATGACACTACTTGCATTCTAGATTCATAGGACATGCATACCTTCTATCTACTGCTGTGGCATGGTGTCCTCTTTCCTTTGGTTTCTTGTTATTTGCTCTTGTACTCTGTTACCCACCATTATGAAAATCTTCTCATATTTCCTGTTATGATTGATCTGTTTTTTCATGCTTCTCTGGACTTGCAGATGCATATTTTCGTTCTGTCTATGAGGCCAACTCACGTGTGCACAATAACTAAAAAATACAACTTTTTGGATTTTACTACCATCATCTATGAGGTTTCTTGTGGAATAATCTTACCAGTGGTCTCTGCTGTTGAATTTTGCCAGGTTACAAAATGGATGAACATGACCATGATTCTGCTTACTTGAGGTTGCAGTTCTCAAAGTTTCCAGGTCCGAGGTCTGGTGGCTCGGGAAGTCGTGGGAAGCGATAAATAACATCCACCAGCTTCTTATTTACATATTGCTCCGTCTGAATTTACTTATGTATTATGTAGTGTTTCTGGAATGTGCAATTCACAATTGGCTCAACAGTTGGCGCTAGCCATGGTTACAGTAACATGCTGGCTATTGGTTTTTGAAGCGGGAATTTTCCGCTTCAACAGACCTTTAAAGCCAGTGAAACTTTGTTTCTGGATGGTACAACTTGATAGGTAGATGCAGGTTGTCGTACTAGACTTCTAGTTGTCTGAAGAAAtgtttctaattttattttagacaGTGGAATTTTTGTAAGTAATATGGAACTAAGTGTGGGAAATGGGGTAGTTTGGGTTGATTCAAGTGAGTTGAATCAATAGATTGGTTATTTCCGTCTTCTGCACAAGTTGAAGCTAAAATGGGTGGGAGTCTAACGAGCCTGTTTGAATGGCTTGTTTCAAGTGGTTTTACGTCAAAATAGGTTTTAAGCATTTTTGGagtgtttgtataaattaaaaatgtgcTTATGACCACTTGTTATTAAGCCCAAAAGACAATAATATGCAAAAAGTTATATGTTAGAGAGCTCAACTTATAATATTTGGCTTATAAGTCAGAAGCAATATGTCCATTCAAATAGGCTCTTATGATTGTTGTCTTTTtgtactttttaaaaaacatttagTCGAGGGTTTATAACCTCACTTTTTGGGACTACATCGGATATGTTGTTATTTTCATACGTTAATTTAGATTATATATTTTGCCTAAATCAGTTCAATATTAATATGCATAAAAATGTATTTGAGTTAATGAATGTACAGATGTTAAGCTGCCCAACTTTTGACAAGTTTGGTGGCttgtaggtttttttttttatctttatttggGTTCAAATAGAAAAATGTTGTAATCAAGaatgaaataattttcaaagaacaaaatcaCGGGATAAATGGCGTAGAGATCTGAAAGGGTGATTTGTGGCAGACAAGGTCAAATTAGGAAAGTGAATTAGATGTGAATGATGTTAggcttctttccttttttttgttttgttttgttttgttatgttTGATTGAGCTTTTGTtggctaatttttttaaaaataaaatggctACCAGGCCATCAAAAAGTTGCTTTAAAAaagggaattttttttaaatgtcaatattttgacatttaataGGTTTCCTTAGccatacttttaatatttatctaaaatgtcaatattttaatttgttatgtattagatttatgtatttttttatttgtttgattttcaagattacaattatttaaaaggagaaaattaagggagataatattttttttaaaaaggaacatatcacttaaaattctcatcagttagatttttttttttaaaaaaaatcctttttcaTTCGATTGGATCAACTTtcctttttattatgttttcattATAATTGTATACCAATAATTTTACATGTTATGTGCTCACTTtaccattcaaattaaaactaatttttttactttcatagATAAAACTACAAATTGTATTTCAGTGATCAAAATTGTATTACATGatgccaaatatatttttcttttagttgtattacaaaaatattactgATTGTATCTCAATCTAATCTAATAATTACATATGAATATGGCTTATGAAAGGATACAAGATTCTGGAAAAAGAAATAGCATACATGGTGGAAATAATACAATCTGTTGAGGAAGGAtataatattctaaaaaaataaatacaaattgacTATGAAAGAAATAGGGATACAAGATTCTAGAAAACAAATAGCATACAtagtgaaaataatataatttgttgaGGAATGATACAATATTCtaagaaaaaatacaaattgacTGTTAAAGAATAGGATACATCTATGCTTAAGAAATACAAATTCATTTGACATACTTATTTGAATgactacaaactaaaaaagaaatacaatgttcttaataaaaatacaaatgatgagtaaaacaaaaattaatatgaatactaTTCTGGTATGAATACAATTTTGCAATCTTCTTCTCTgactctctctttcttcttcgtctgctatgttccttttttctgatttttttcaCCAAACCCAAATCTAAATTTATATTCACTTGTGCATTAGTAACCCCATaagcaaaatttgaaattattaactatgaatatatgaaaaaaatcaaacaatatattatgtataaatGCTAATTTAGATTACTACAAATTACAATCTACTAAAtctcaaatatgaaaataaaatcacaaaaaaatcgaACAGTAGtgtttaaaatactaaaaatccGAAATGCATAAGTATTTGATGAGTATGTTAACAAactcatataaaaataaaaaaaatgacgaaAAATCCGTAATACATACAATCCAAAATTCAACATTATTTGtgattttgaaaacaaaatctCATGAAATCTCGCAAAATAAATGATGATTCCAAAAATACCTCTATCAATtgatttcttgaattaattgatAGATCTGAACAAATTGGTATGAACTTGAATAATTAGTTCTTATTCAACAATGAGGGAGAGAATAATGGTGAAGATTtgatgaaatagaaaaaaaaattagaaaacgtGAATGATGAGACAATGGTGAAAACTGAAAAgttgatgaaagagaaaaaaaatagaaaacgtgaaagatggaaaataaatttaatgataTTAAAGCTAAGGAAGAAGTGTAAATGGATAGTGAATGTATTTCATGTTGGACAGTTTTGAGAAATAAACGGAAAGACAAATAATAGTATAtgatacaaattattttttaaaatattggcattttgacattttaaataattattttaatgtgTAGATGTTTTTACTAATTAAGTTAGGGATTGTgactagtttgctaattttcccaTAATTTTTTTCCCCAAAGAATATAGGAAGgattatcttttatttcttccatTTAGCTCCATTGTTTTTGTCATGAAttatcttcaaattttattaataatatatggtTTAACCAcgcaaataaaataaaataactttttttattatatacaatCCA encodes:
- the LOC125849856 gene encoding RNA-binding protein 2 isoform X1, with amino-acid sequence MGDAYWNRQPQLPQSAGLLKRPRTEYVPDYPQSGMPSAHEVHHYLGRNDDREGPRVVDTQSIGSAYDRGVPRVVDTESIGSAYDRYLQSSQLSSLPVGEANNNYKGVGLVRAGGGGGIPALPVRDPLPSAHGPELAPNGRAMVFSGQLPVEPMPRPRETLSLPPDASNTLYIEGLPSDSSRREVAHIFRPFVGYKEVRLVRKESKHRGGDPIILCFVDFVDPACAATALSALQGYKMDEHDHDSAYLRLQFSKFPGPRSGGSGSRGKR
- the LOC125849856 gene encoding RNA-binding protein 2 isoform X2 gives rise to the protein MGDAYWNRQPQLPQSAGLLKRPRTEYDYPQSGMPSAHEVHHYLGRNDDREGPRVVDTQSIGSAYDRGVPRVVDTESIGSAYDRYLQSSQLSSLPVGEANNNYKGVGLVRAGGGGGIPALPVRDPLPSAHGPELAPNGRAMVFSGQLPVEPMPRPRETLSLPPDASNTLYIEGLPSDSSRREVAHIFRPFVGYKEVRLVRKESKHRGGDPIILCFVDFVDPACAATALSALQGYKMDEHDHDSAYLRLQFSKFPGPRSGGSGSRGKR